One region of Gilliamella sp. ESL0405 genomic DNA includes:
- a CDS encoding UDP-2,3-diacylglucosamine diphosphatase: MNNPTRFFIADIHLADNTSACGCFDITAGFLSFLEQLPDHCELYILGDLFDYWIGDDVNTPLHQKVADALQSLTERHIKKFFVHGNRDFLLGKKYAKLCDMTILPDVNCIDNQNQNILFLHGDLLCIDDRQYQKFRKVMHNKWLQKLFLLLPRTIRTKIAGKLRQESSAHNQVKSENIMDVNQQAVEAMMKQHKANIMIHGHTHKPATHHFLINGRQASRIVLGAWHDGVSYIKQESNSETVSLYNHAFK; the protein is encoded by the coding sequence TTGAATAATCCAACACGCTTTTTTATTGCAGATATTCATCTTGCTGACAATACATCTGCCTGCGGTTGTTTCGATATCACCGCAGGCTTTTTGTCTTTCTTAGAGCAGCTCCCCGATCATTGTGAACTCTACATACTCGGCGATCTATTTGATTATTGGATTGGTGATGATGTCAATACACCGTTACATCAAAAAGTGGCTGACGCATTACAATCTCTGACAGAACGCCATATCAAAAAATTTTTTGTCCATGGTAATCGTGATTTTCTGTTAGGAAAAAAGTACGCCAAATTGTGTGATATGACGATATTGCCTGATGTAAATTGTATTGATAATCAAAACCAAAATATCCTTTTTTTGCATGGTGATCTACTCTGTATTGACGATCGGCAATATCAAAAATTCCGTAAGGTGATGCATAATAAGTGGTTGCAAAAGCTCTTTTTACTGTTACCACGCACGATTCGCACGAAAATCGCCGGAAAATTACGGCAAGAAAGCAGTGCGCATAATCAAGTCAAGTCTGAAAACATTATGGATGTTAACCAGCAAGCGGTTGAAGCAATGATGAAACAGCATAAAGCCAATATTATGATACATGGCCATACCCATAAACCTGCTACGCATCACTTTTTAATTAATGGTCGTCAAGCTAGCAGAATCGTTCTAGGCGCTTGGCATGACGGTGTTTCGTACATTAAGCAAGAGAGTAACAGCGAAACTGTATCGCTTTACAACCACGCTTTTAAATAA
- the folD gene encoding bifunctional methylenetetrahydrofolate dehydrogenase/methenyltetrahydrofolate cyclohydrolase FolD, whose product MSAQIIDGKALSQQIRNDIASKVKARVEKGLTPPGLAVIQVGSDPASKIYVSNKQKACDDVGFASFAYDFPSSTTADLLALIDELNQRPEVHGILVQLPLPDNIDKTKVLERIDPRKDVDGFHPYNIGHLLQRDPILRPCTPYGVVKMLESTGVNLSGLNATVVGASSIVGRPMALELLLLGCTTTITHSRTVDLAKHVSNADIVVAGVGIANYVKGEWIKPGAIVIDVGINRLANGKLVGDVEFDEAAKRAGWITPVPGGVGPMTVAMLMSNTFEACEKFS is encoded by the coding sequence ATGAGTGCACAAATAATTGATGGAAAAGCGTTATCGCAACAAATCCGCAATGACATAGCGAGTAAAGTTAAAGCACGTGTTGAAAAAGGATTAACTCCTCCGGGGCTAGCGGTTATACAGGTAGGCTCCGACCCTGCATCTAAAATTTATGTCAGCAATAAGCAAAAAGCTTGTGATGATGTTGGTTTTGCTTCATTTGCTTATGATTTTCCAAGCTCTACAACAGCTGATTTATTAGCGCTAATTGATGAACTTAATCAACGTCCTGAGGTACATGGTATTTTAGTTCAACTCCCATTACCGGACAATATTGATAAAACTAAGGTGCTTGAACGCATAGATCCACGTAAAGATGTCGATGGTTTTCACCCTTATAATATTGGTCATTTATTACAGCGAGACCCTATTTTACGCCCATGCACCCCTTATGGTGTTGTTAAAATGTTAGAATCAACCGGAGTAAACCTATCGGGTCTTAATGCAACGGTAGTGGGTGCCTCAAGTATCGTCGGGCGCCCAATGGCACTGGAGTTATTATTGTTAGGATGTACAACAACTATCACTCATTCTCGCACTGTTGATTTAGCAAAACATGTCAGCAATGCTGATATTGTTGTTGCCGGAGTGGGAATTGCCAATTACGTGAAAGGCGAGTGGATTAAGCCGGGTGCAATTGTTATCGATGTTGGCATTAACCGATTAGCCAATGGTAAATTAGTGGGGGATGTCGAGTTTGACGAAGCTGCTAAGCGTGCAGGTTGGATTACCCCAGTTCCTGGTGGAGTCGGCCCAATGACGGTAGCGATGTTGATGAGTAATACATTCGAAGCTTGTGAAAAGTTTAGTTAG
- the ppiB gene encoding peptidylprolyl isomerase B: protein MVIFHTSYGDIKIKTHEDKAPETVKNFIEYCKEGFYDNTIFHRVINNFMIQGGGFGPDMQQKKTKAPIKNEADNGLKNNRGTLAMARTSDPHSATAQFFINVVDNDYLNYHSSDVNGYGYCVFAEVVDGMDVVDKIKAVKTGRSGMHSDVPVEEVLIKSVTVE, encoded by the coding sequence ATGGTTATATTTCACACTTCATACGGTGATATCAAAATTAAAACCCATGAAGATAAAGCACCGGAAACGGTAAAAAATTTTATTGAATACTGCAAAGAGGGTTTTTACGATAATACAATCTTCCACCGAGTGATTAATAATTTCATGATTCAAGGTGGTGGTTTCGGGCCGGATATGCAACAAAAGAAAACCAAAGCGCCAATCAAAAACGAAGCTGATAATGGTTTAAAAAATAATCGTGGTACATTAGCTATGGCGCGTACTTCTGATCCACATTCTGCTACGGCGCAATTTTTTATCAATGTGGTCGATAATGACTACCTCAATTACCATTCATCTGATGTCAATGGCTATGGCTACTGCGTTTTTGCGGAAGTTGTAGATGGTATGGATGTCGTTGATAAAATTAAAGCTGTCAAAACAGGGCGTTCCGGTATGCATTCTGATGTTCCTGTGGAAGAGGTTTTAATCAAGAGTGTTACGGTTGAATAA
- the modB gene encoding molybdate ABC transporter permease subunit codes for MILTQFEWQTLLLSLKVAGAAILFSLPLGILTAWILARCQFWGKSLFDSVVHLPLVLPPVVLGYLLLLTMGRHGVIGEWLNHFFHISFSFNWQGAALASAVVAFPLMVRSIRLAIESIDIRLENVARTLGASSLRVFVTITLPLAFPGVLMGIVLGFARCLGEFGATITFVSNIQGETRTLPLAMYTLLQMPNGESAALRLCIISIVLSLVALFLSEMLNRWHKKKLAG; via the coding sequence ATGATATTAACGCAATTTGAATGGCAAACCTTACTGCTAAGCTTGAAAGTTGCCGGTGCGGCAATTTTATTTAGTCTGCCACTAGGCATTTTAACAGCTTGGATTTTAGCCCGCTGTCAATTTTGGGGAAAATCTCTCTTTGATAGCGTTGTCCATCTACCTTTAGTTTTGCCACCTGTTGTGTTAGGTTATCTGTTACTTTTGACAATGGGGCGTCATGGGGTAATTGGCGAGTGGTTAAATCATTTTTTCCATATTAGTTTCAGTTTTAATTGGCAAGGTGCAGCGTTGGCCTCTGCAGTAGTTGCTTTCCCGTTAATGGTACGGTCTATACGTTTAGCCATTGAATCTATCGATATTCGTTTAGAAAATGTAGCACGTACATTAGGCGCCAGCTCGTTACGTGTATTTGTTACAATCACCTTACCCCTAGCTTTTCCCGGTGTTTTAATGGGTATTGTTCTTGGGTTTGCTCGCTGTTTAGGTGAGTTTGGTGCGACCATAACTTTTGTCTCAAATATTCAGGGCGAAACACGAACTTTACCATTAGCTATGTATACCTTGCTGCAAATGCCTAATGGTGAATCAGCCGCACTGAGGTTGTGCATTATCTCGATAGTGTTATCACTGGTTGCCCTATTCCTATCTGAAATGTTAAACCGCTGGCATAAAAAGAAGCTGGCAGGGTGA
- the modC gene encoding molybdenum ABC transporter ATP-binding protein, translating into MLKLAVSKQLSSFIFEFNHTINCQGVTAVLGVSGAGKSTLINLINGLIKPDHGFIQLNDEILVDIEQRQFILPNKRDIGTVFQDALLFPHFTVSKNLTYGAKGIKSPKFDEIVDVLNISSLLDRYPAMLSGGEKQRVAIGRALLTNPKLLLMDEPLSALDMPRKRELLSYIAKLVSDFNIPIIYVTHNINEVKCIADEVVILDQGRLLNFGKTDDILQSDYLKAWL; encoded by the coding sequence ATGTTAAAATTAGCAGTGAGCAAACAACTCTCTTCATTTATTTTTGAATTTAACCATACCATAAACTGTCAAGGCGTTACCGCTGTTTTAGGCGTTTCAGGTGCGGGAAAATCCACCTTAATCAATCTTATTAACGGGTTAATCAAACCCGATCATGGCTTTATTCAGCTAAATGATGAAATATTAGTTGATATTGAACAACGGCAGTTTATCTTACCGAATAAACGAGATATCGGTACGGTTTTTCAAGATGCTTTACTTTTTCCCCATTTTACAGTTTCAAAAAATCTGACCTATGGCGCTAAAGGGATTAAGTCACCCAAATTTGATGAAATTGTTGATGTGCTCAATATCAGCTCCCTATTAGATCGTTATCCGGCAATGTTATCAGGTGGTGAAAAACAGCGTGTTGCCATTGGGCGAGCATTACTTACTAATCCCAAATTGCTGCTAATGGACGAGCCACTATCAGCATTGGATATGCCACGTAAAAGAGAATTATTGAGTTATATTGCCAAATTGGTTAGTGATTTTAATATACCTATTATCTATGTCACTCATAATATCAACGAAGTGAAGTGTATAGCAGATGAAGTCGTCATTTTAGATCAGGGGCGATTACTTAATTTTGGAAAAACTGATGATATATTGCAAAGTGATTATTTAAAAGCGTGGTTGTAA